The following are encoded together in the Strongyloides ratti genome assembly S_ratti_ED321, chromosome : 2 genome:
- a CDS encoding Hematopoietic prostaglandin D synthase gives MPNYILIYFGVRGYGEPARLMFKYADVDFEDRIIDMKDWPELKPKTPFGQLPVLQYEKTQIAQSFAIYRFLGKQFKLYPLCKVTSSLTDGIGDYIKEFSDKVGMYFLVLSGFKEGDKKELFENTVLPAVKEYFPTITSWLEKSNSGFLVKTGLTWVDFFAAEKLGNVINIDENIAKDYPVIKQYIDKFYSLPRIKEYVETRPKSLY, from the exons ATGCCGAATTATATTCTCATATATTTTGGAGTTCGTGGTTATGGTGAACCAGCAAGATTAATGTTCAAATATGCTGATGTTGATTTTGAAGATAGAATAATTGATATGAAGGATTGGCCTGAATTAAAACCAAAAACACCTTTTGGACAATTACCTGTTTTACAATACGAAAAAACTCAAATTGCTCAATCATTTGCAATTTACCGTTTTTTGGGgaaacaatttaaattatatccCCTTTGTAAAGTTACATCAAGTTTAACTGATGGAATTGGGGATTATATTAAAGAGTTCAGTGATAAAGTAGGAATgtattttttagttttatctGGCTTTAAAGAAGGAGATAAg aaagaattatttgaaaatactGTACTACCAGCTGTCAAAGAATACTTTCCAACAATAACATCATGGTTAGAAAAGTCAAATTCTGGCTTTTTAGTAAAAACTGGATTAACATGGGTTGACTTTTTTGCTGCTGAAAAATTAGGAAATGTAATTAATATTGATGAAAATATTGCCAAAGATTATCCTGTAATTAAGCAATATATTGACAAATTTTATTCACTTCCAAGAATTAAAGAATATGTAGAGACAAGACCTAAGAgcttatattaa
- a CDS encoding FAD binding domain and Electron transfer flavoprotein-ubiquinone oxidoreductase family and 4Fe-4S ferredoxin-type, iron-sulphur binding domain-containing protein encodes MFKFTQKSLNKLTLPLRNVVDGRWTTTHYTVKSRENDSRWKGIDMERTADEFDVVIVGGGPAGLSSAIKFKQLAQESGKDIRVCVIEKASEIGQHTLSGAIIETSGLAKLFPDWESMDSPVKQKVTSESIGLLTPKGRIPIPAFPGVPLYNIGNYVVRLGHVVKWLGQKAEEYGVEIYPGIAASEILYNDDGSVKGIATNDVGISKDGSPKDSFERGMELHAKCTLFAEGCRGHLTKQVMKKFNLQEGKSHMSFGIGLKELWEIAPEKHKPGYIEHTLGWPLQHNQYGGSFLYHIDDNGSPLVSLGFIVALDYRNPYISPYQEFQRWKTHPSISKYLEGGKRIAYGARALNEGGYQSVPKLHFPGGALLGCGAGLLNVAKLKGTHTAMLSGITAAESIFPKLETESNINPIEYQEAMDNGQVMKELKKSRNVRPSFNNKLGYYAGMAYTGLFYVIGRGIEPWTLKHGKADNEKLQPKENFSKIEYDKPDNRITFNILDSVSLTGTNHDEDQPCHLTLLDDNIPESVNLKIYDGPEQRFCPAAVYEFVEKTPGSSEKRLQINAQNCIHCKTCDIKDPTQNINWVTPQGGGGPKYDGC; translated from the coding sequence atgtttaaattcaCTCAGAAATCGTTAAATAAACTTACCCTTCCACTTAGAAATGTTGTGGACGGTCGCTGGACTACAACTCACTACACCGTAAAATCCCGTGAAAATGATTCCCGATGGAAAGGAATTGATATGGAAAGAACAGCTGATGAATTTGATGTAGTTATTGTTGGAGGTGGACCTGCTGGTTTGTCTTCTGCTATCAAATTTAAACAGTTAGCTCAAGAAAGTGGTAAAGATATCCGTGTATGTGTTATTGAAAAAGCTTCAGAAATAGGGCAACACACTTTGTCAGGTGCTATTATTGAAACATCTGGTTTAGCAAAACTTTTCCCAGATTGGGAGTCAATGGATTCACCAGTTAAACAAAAAGTTACTAGTGAATCTATTGGTCTTTTAACACCTAAAGGAAGAATTCCAATTCCAGCATTTCCCGGTGTTCCATTATACAATATTGGTAATTATGTTGTTAGACTTGGGCATGTAGTAAAGTGGCTTGGACAAAAAGCAGAAGAGTATGGAGTTGAAATTTATCCAGGAATTGCAGCATctgaaatattatataatgatgATGGATCTGTAAAAGGAATTGCTACTAATGATGTTGGAATTAGTAAAGATGGTAGTCCAAAAGATTCTTTTGAACGAGGTATGGAACTTCATGCAAAATGTACACTTTTTGCTGAAGGTTGTCGAGGCCATTTAACTAAGCAAGTTATGAAAAAGTTTAATCTTCAAGAAGGTAAATCTCATATGTCATTTGGAATTGGATTGAAAGAGTTATGGGAAATTGCTCCTGAAAAACATAAACCAGGATACATTGAGCATACTTTGGGTTGGCCACTACAGCATAATCAATACGGCGGGTCATTCCTTTATCATATTGATGACAATGGATCACCATTAGTTTCACTTGGTTTCATTGTAGCACTTGATTATCGTAATCCATATATAAGTCCATATCAAGAATTTCAAAGATGGAAAACTCATCCttcaatttcaaaatatcTTGAAGGTGGAAAACGAATTGCTTATGGAGCACGTGCTTTAAATGAAGGTGGTTATCAAAGTGTACCAAAACTTCACTTCCCTGGAGGTGCTTTACTTGGTTGTGGAGCTGGTCTTTTGAATGTTGCCAAATTAAAGGGTACACATACTGCCATGCTTTCTGGAATTACTGCAGCTGAGTCTATCTTTCCAAAACTCGAAACTGAAAGCAACATAAATCCTATTGAATATCAAGAAGCTATGGATAATGGACAAGTTATGAAAGAATTGAAAAAATCAAGAAATGTTAGAccatcttttaataataaattaggATATTATGCAGGTATGGCATATACAGgattattttatgtaattgGTCGTGGAATCGAACCATGGACATTAAAGCATGGAAAAGCAGATAATGAAAAACTTCAACCAAAAGAAAATTTCTCAAAAATAGAATATGATAAACCGGATAATCGtattacatttaatattttagattCTGTCTCGTTAACTGGAACAAACCATGATGAAGATCAACCCTGTCATTTGACTTTATTAGATGATAATATTCCTGAATcagttaatttaaaaatatatgatggTCCTGAACAAAGATTTTGTCCAGCTGCTGTATATGAGTTTGTAGAAAAAACACCAGGATCAAGTGAAAAACGTCTTCAAATAAATGCACAAAATTGCATTCATTGTAAAACATGTGACATCAAAGATCCAACTCAAAACATAAATTGGGTAACTCCTCAGGGTGGTGGAGGACCAAAGTATGATGGTTGctag
- a CDS encoding 5'-AMP-activated protein kinase catalytic subunit alpha-1, with translation MISTSLKLSDKEKSRSDPSKLDRVRSLHRRFSAKFVRKMASSELSKTDKEAKAQMKIGPYILHETLGVGTFGKVKLAIYEGTNQKVAVKILNREKIINLDVVGKIRREIQNMQMFRHPHIIKLYQVISTPTDIFMFMEYVSGGELFDYIVKHGRLKTSESRRFFQQIISGVDYCHRHMVVHRDLKPENLLLDDRLNVKIADFGLSNIMIDGDFLRTSCGSPNYAAPEVISGKLYCGPETDVWSSGVILYALLCGTLPFDDEHVPTLFKKIKSGMFPIPDYLDKSVVKLLLHMLQTDPMKRATIKDIINHEWFQKDLPPYLFPPTNESDASIVDIDALREVCEKYSVKEEDVTTALLSDDPHNQLSIAYNLFVDNKNIERNADRFSKLAMEDYYQPPIGKSLQSHDQRQKFHPERMPNQNRISSTLENLSTSPTVSPGVLSQKSPNVKRAKWHLGIRSQSKPDEIMSEVFKAMKSLNFEWKLLNPFHVIVRKKPSDPSADMPKLSLQLYQVDNKSYLLDFKSLVEEETPDGSGPSSRHTSISMQMKPSFRVSRSSSISQNISPDTMEPTPPPSPHVGVKQSQTMLFFEMCASLIETLAR, from the exons ATGATTTCaacatcattaaaattaagtgATAAAGAGAAAAGTAGGAGTGATCCAAGTAAGCTGGATAGAGTTAGATCTCTACATAGAAGATTTTCTGCAAAGTTTGTAAG aaaaatggCATCTTCAGAATTATCAAAGACAGATAAGGAGGCTAAAGCACAAATGAAAATTGGACCATACATTTTACATGAAACATTAGGTGTTGGTACTTTTGGAAAAGTTAAAt tgGCCATATATGAAGGAACAAATCAAAAAGTTgctgttaaaatattaaatcgtgaaaaaattattaatcttGATGTTGTTGGAAAAATTAGAAGAGAAATTCAAAATATGCAAATGTTTAGACATCctcatattattaaattatatcaaGTTATAAGTACCCCTAcagatatttttatgtttatggAGTATGTTTCAGGAGGTGAATTATTTGACTATATTGTTAAACATGGACGTTTAAAAACTAGTGAAAGTAGAAGATTTTTTCAACAGATAATTTCTGGTGTTGATTATTGTCATCGTCATATGGTTGTTCATCGAGATTTAAAACCAGAAAATTTGCTTCTTGATGATagattaaatgttaaaattgcTGATTTTggtttatcaaatattatgATTGATGGTGATTTCTTGAGAACTTCTTGTGGTTCACCAAATTATGCTGCACCTGAAGTTATTTCAGGAAAATTATATTGTGGACCAGAAACAGATGTATGGAGTAGTGGTGTTATTTTGTATGCTTTGTTGTGTGGAACACTTCCTTTTGATGATGAGCATGTTccaacattatttaaaaaaataaaat ctGGAATGTTTCCAATACCGGATTATCTTGACAAAAGTGttgttaaacttttattacaCATGCTACAAACTGATCCAATGAAACGTGCCAcaattaaagatataat aaatcATGAATGGTTTCAAAAGGATCTTCCACCTTATCTTTTCCCACCAACTAATGAAAGTGATGCTTCTATTGTTGATATTGATGCATTAAGAGAAGTTTGTGAAAAATATAGTGTTAAGGAGGAAGATGTTACAACAGCTCTACTTTCTGATGATCCACATAATCAATTAAGTATTGCTTACAATCTTTttgttgataataaaaatatcgaAAGAAATGCTGATCGTTTTTCAAAATTAGCTATGGAAGATTACTATCAACCACCAATAGGTAAAAGTTTACAATCTCATGATCAAAGACAAAAATTTCATCCAGAAAGAATGCCGAATCAAAATAGAATTTCTTCAACTcttgaaaatttatcaacATCACCAACTGTCAGTCCAGGTGTACTTTCACAAAAAAGTCCAAATGTAAAAAGAGCTAAATGGCATTTAGGTATAAGAAGTCAATCAAAACCTGATGAAATTATGTCAGAGGTATTTAAAGCCATgaaatcattaaattttgaatGGAAACTTTTAAATCCTTTTCATGTTATAGTAAGAAAAAAGCCTAGTGATCCATCTGCTGATATg ccTAAACTAAGTCTTCAACTTTATCAAGTCGACAATAAATCATACCTTTTAGATTTCAAAAGTCTTGTAGAAGAAGAAACTCCTGATGGTAGTGGACCCTCCTCCCGACATACTTCAATTTCAATGCAAATGAAACCATCATTTCGTGTATCACGTTCCTCATCAATATCTCAAAATATTAGTCCTGATACTATGGAACCAACTCCACCACCATCTCCACATGTTGGTGTAAAACAATCACAGACAATGTTGTTTTTTGAAATGTGTGCTTCATTAATTGAAACATTAGCCAGATAA
- a CDS encoding Ricin B lectin domain and Glycosyltransferase 2-like domain-containing protein, with the protein MNATENIKKSKNDKIIGNIYEKNDKKDYTPSINNKLNVDQFKSLNEKNKFTIKYEKNFVDKPITTISNTITDDKITNKNEEVISSLQKTNDKSLNEESINKFDLNKERTVNLSDLIIIKNEDERLEYNKGIENYQFNALVSRKIGYRRKILDSRNDQCRDIKYSSDLDPASIIICYFNEEPYVLIRMVNSILDRTADHLIHEILLVDDSSNLVDRHPEIITKYKEKYWPDKVKMLKTQKNEGLIRAKIFGAHQATGKNLVFLDSHCEVNEKWLDPLLERIKIDPKKVVCPIIDIIKHENLEYVTSPICMGGFTWSLIFKWDYPDNNYLNNRENLIKPLKSPTMAGGLFAISKETFTKIGEYDSGMDIWGAENVEMSFRIWMCGYEIEIIPCSRVGHIFRDKRPYGTNIDSMAKNSLRAALIWMDEYKEEFFKAKPYLKIMDESQYGDISKMVKLRQDLQCKSFDWYLKNIYPRLYPGNIFNETEIRLSKIMWENEKKFQIKFENNNLCLSAESLPSGRVGVKAKLFLESCNSKLRQQIWRITKKGELRNMASSNLCLDTYNGVSLLKCHNQGLSQEWLNIKNKIYTISSKKCLFVDKNESQYASIDYCSKSNNWKLEYI; encoded by the exons ATGAATGCCactgaaaatataaaaaaatcaaaaaatgacaaaataataggaaatatttatgaaaaaaatgataagaaaGATTATACTCCTTCAATCAATAACAAATTAAATGTTGATCAGTTTAAATCtcttaatgaaaaaaataaatttactataaaatatgaaaaaaattttgttgataaaCCAATAACAACAATATCAAATACAATTACTGATGataaaattactaataaaaatgaagaagTTATATCATCACTTCAAAAAACAAATGATAAATCATTAAATGAagaaagtataaataaatttgatttaaataaagaacGTACTGTAAATTTATctgatttaataataattaaaaatgaggATGAAAGATTAGAGTATAATAAAGGTATtgaaaattatcaatttaatGCTTTGGTTAGTAGAAAAATTGGGTATAGGAGAAAAATTTTAGACTCAAGAAATGATCAATGTcgtgatataaaatattcctCTGATCTAGATCCAGCCtcaataattatttgttattttaatgaagaaCCTTATGTTTTAATTAGAATGGTAAATTCTATTCTTGATAGGACAGCTGATCACCTGATTCATGAAATATTACTAGTAGATGATTCAAGTAATTTAGTTGACAGGCATCCAGAAATTATcacaaaatataaagaaaaatattggcctgataaagtaaaaatgttaaagacACAAAAAAATGAAGGGTTAATTAGAGCTAAAATATTTGGTGCTCATCAAGCAACCGGTAAAAATTTAGTATTTTTAGATAGTCATTGTGAGGTTAATGAAAAATGGTTAGATCCACTTTTagaaagaattaaaattgatcctaaaaa agTTGTATGTCCAATAATagatattattaaacatGAAAATCTTGAATATGTAACATCACCTATTTGTATGGGTGGTTTTACATGGTCATTGATATTTAAATGGGATTATCctgataataattatttaaataatcgTGAAAATCTCATAAAACCATTGAAATCCCCAACAATGGCTGGTGGATTATTTGCTATTAGTAAAGAaacatttacaaaaattgGTGAATATGATTCAGGAATGGATATTTGG GGTGCAGAAAATGTTGAGATGTCTTTTCGTATTTGGATGTGTGGATATGAAATAGAAATTATACCATGTAGTAGAGTTGGTCATATTTTTAGAGATAAACGTCCATATGGTACAAATATTGATTCAATGGCTAAAAATTCTCTTCGTGCTGCCTTAATATGGATGGATGAATATAAGGAGGAATTTTTCAAAGCAAAACcttatctaaaaattatgGATGAAAGTCAGTATGGTGATATAAGTAAAATGGTAAAACTTCGCCAAGATTTACAATGTAAATCATTTGATtggtatttaaaaaatatttatcctAGACTTTATCCtggtaatatatttaatgaaacaGAAATAAGATTGTCAAAAATTATGTgggaaaatgaaaaaaaatttcaaattaagtttgaaaataataatttatgtttatCAGCAGAATCATTACCTAGTGGTAGAGTAGGTGTAAAAGCAAAATTATTCCTTGAATCTTGTAATTCAAAATTACGACAACAAATCTGGAGAATAACTAAAAAAGGAGAATTACGAAATATGGCATCAAGTAATTTATGTTTAGATACATATAATGGTGTTTCATTATTGAAATGTCACAATCAAGGTTTATCACAGGAATGgttaaatatcaaaaataaaatatatacaatttcatctaaaaaatgtttatttgtAGATAAAAATGAGTCACAATATGCTTCTATTGACTATTGCTCTAAATCAAATAATTGGAAattagaatatatataa
- a CDS encoding Protein kinase domain and Serine/threonine-/dual specificity protein kinase, catalytic domain and Protein kinase-like domain-containing protein gives MGDKVKEEKDKNSPQEPILIQLDPGTKVKDKWIIEKKLGEGAFGAVYKVKDDKNNLYALKVESVKETVQILKMEVAVLLELEKADNRHFCKIYDRGQTDEFSYVVMTFVGKSLADLRMERTRKKFSVFTACNVALQCLEALEDLHNIGYLHRDVKPANYTIGRSEVGEIKKVYVLDFGMARKYIHENGTIKQPRKLAAFRGTPKYAPMSCHKLREFCRLDDVESWFYMVIEFTSGSLPWDKTESLEEILKKKRYARHPDGRKEILSGCPEQYWDIQIHVDTGQFFDEPKYSLIYGLLKLAILQTKCKSNEPFDWEKDKKDEVAEPVLIQLDPGTKVKDKWIIEKKLGEGAFGAVYKVKDDKNNLYALKVESVKETIQILKMEVAVLQELAKSNNRHFCKIYDKGMTDEFSYVVMTFVGKSLADLRNEQKEKRFSHHTAAALAIQCLEALEDLHNIGYLHRDVKPANYTIGRAEIKEVRKVYVLDFGMARKYIHEDGTIKQPRKVAGFRGTIKYAPVSCHRQKELCRLDDCESWFYMIIEFTRGWLPWEHCQNMDDVCKMKKECRVNSAHKDLIYNCPEQYTDILRAVDSGKFFDEPPYDRIYNLLKTVGISSKNKESDPYDWEKPPPKKTA, from the exons atggGTGACAAagtaaaagaagaaaaagataaaaattctCCTCAAGAACCAATACTTATTCAATTAGATCCTGGAACAAAAGTTAAAGACAAATggataattgaaaaaaaattaggaGAAGGAGCATTTGGGGCAGtttataaagtaaaagatgacaaaaataatctttatgCATTAAAAGTAGAATCTGTAAAAGAAACagttcaaattttaaaaatggaaGTTGCTGTTTTATTAGAACTTGAAAAAGCTGATAATCGTCATTTTTGCAAAATTTATGATAGAGGACAGACAGATGAATTTAGTTATGTTGTAATGACATTTGTTGGAAAATCATTAGCTGATTTACGTATGGAACGtacaagaaaaaaattctCTGTTTTTACAGCTTGTAATGTAGCACTTCAATGTTTGGAAGCATTAGAAGATCTCCATAATATTGGATATCTTCATAGAGATGTTAAACCTGCCAATTATACCATTGGAAGATCAGAAGTTggagaaataaaaaaagtatatgtTCTTGATTTTGGTATGGCAAGAAAGTATATTCATGAAAATGGAACAATAAAACAACCAAGAAAACTTGCTGCATTTAGAGGAACTCCAAAATATGCACCAATGTCATGTCATAAATTAAGAGAATTTTGTCGTCTTGATGATGTAGAGTCATGGTTTTATATGGTTATTGAATTTACAAGTGGATCACTACCTTGGGATAAAACAGAAAGTTTAGaagaaattttgaaaaaaaagagataCGCAAGGCATCCAGATGGtagaaaagaaattttaagcGGTTGTCCAGAACAATATTGGGATATTCAAATTCATGTTGATACAGGTCAATTTTTTGATGAACCAAAATATTCACTTATTTAtggattattaaaattagcaATACTTCAAACAAAATGTAAATCAAATGAACCATTTGATTGGGAAAAGGATAAAAAGGATGAAGTAGCTGAACCTGTTTTAATTCAATTAGATCCTGGAACAAAAGTAAAAGACAAATggataattgaaaaaaaattaggaGAAGGAGCATTTGGTGCAGtttataaagtaaaagatgacaaaaataatttatatgcATTGAAAGTAGAGTCAGTCAAAGAAactattcaaattttaaaaatggaaGTTGCTGTTTTACAAGAACTTGCTAAATCAAACAATCGtcatttttgtaaaatttatgaCAAAGGAATGACAGATGAATTTAGTTATGTTGTAATGACATTTGTTGGAAAATCATTAGCTGATCTTAGAAAtgaacaaaaagaaaaacgATTTTCTCATCATACTGCTGCTGCACTAGCTATTCAATGTCTTGAAGCTCTTGAAGATCTTCATAATATTGGATATCTTCACAGGGATGTTAAACCAGCAAATTACACTATTGGTAGGGCAGAAATTAAGGAAGTAAGAAAAGTTTATGTTCTTGATTTTGGTATGGCAAGAAAGTATATACATGAAGATGGAACAATTAAACAACCAAGAAAAGTTGCAGGTTTTAGAGGAACAATAAAATATGCTCCTGTATCATGTCATAGACAAAAAGAATTATGTCGTTTAGATGATTGTGAATCTTGGTTTTATATGATTATCGAGTTTACTAGAg gTTGGTTACCATGGGAACATTGTCAAAATATGGATGATGTTtgtaaaatgaaaaaagaatGTCGTGTAAATTCAGCACATAAAGATCTTATATACAATTGTCCAGAACAATATACTGACATTTTAAGAGCTGTTGATAGtggaaaattttttgatgaaCCTCCATATGAcagaatatataatttactaAAAACAGTAGGTATTAGTTCGAAAAATAAAGAATCTGATCCATATGATTGGGAGAAACCACCACCAAAAAAGACAGCataa
- a CDS encoding 26S proteasome regulatory complex subunit p50 translates to MTDGSKEKGQSPVEEMEEDVEIQEEILRMTTDDLKSRTQLLDNEIRIMKSEVQRINHSFVTMKDRVKENNERIKVNKTLPYLVSNVVELLELKDNQEEDGGNVDTDAEKTQCAVIKTSTRATYFLPVVGLIEPSELKPGDLVGVNKDSYLALEKLPAEYDSRVKAMEVDERPTEQYSDVGGCDKQIQELIEAVVLPMTHRERFINLGILPPKGVLMYGPPGTGKTMLARAVAAQTKSTFLKLAGPQLVQMFIGDGAKLVRDAFALAKEKAPAIIFIDELDAIGTKRFDSEKAGDREVQRTMLELLNQLDGFQPNDEIKVIAATNRVDVLDPALLRSGRLDRKIEMPHPNEEARARIMQIHSRKMNVHKDVNFEELSRCTEDFNGAQCKAVCIEAGMIALRRNASEILHEDFMDAILEVQAKKKNILNYYA, encoded by the exons ATGACGGACGGAAGTAAAGAAAAGGGCCAATCGCCTGTTGAAGAAATGGAAGAAGAT gTTGAAATTCAAGAAGAAATCTTAAGAATGACTACTGATGATCTTAAAAGTAGAACTCAACTTTTAGATAATGAAATAAGAATTATGAAAAGTGAAGTTCAACGTATCAATCATAGTTTTGTTACAATGAAAGACAGagttaaagaaaataatgaaagaatcaaagttaataaaacattaccTTATCTTGTATCTAATGTTGTAGAATTATTGGAATTGAAAGATAATCAAGAAGAGGATGGTGGTAATGTTGATACAGATGCCGAAAAAACTCAATGCGCAGTTATTAAAACTTCAACAAGAGCAACTTATTTTCTTCCAGTTGTTGGATTAATTGAGCCTTCTGAATTGAAACCTGGTGATTTAGTTGGTGTTAATAAAGATTCTTATTTGGCACTAGAAAAGTTACCTGCTGAATATGATTCAAGAGTTAAAGCTATGGAAGTTGATGAAAGACCTACTGAACAATATTCAGATGTAGGTGGTTGTGATAAACAAATACAAGAATTAATTGAAGCTGTTGTACTTCCAATGACACATCGTGAAAGATTTATTAATCTTGGAATTTTACCACCAAAGGGTGTTCTTATGTATGGACCTCCTGGTACAGGTAAAACTATGCTCGCCAGGGCTGTTGCTGCACAAACAAaatcaacatttttaaaattagcaGGACCTCAACTTGTGCAAATGTTTATTGGTGATGGAGCGAAATTAGTTAGAGATGCATTTGCTCTGGCAAAAGAAAAAGCTCCagctattatttttattgatgaaTTAGATGCTATTGGTACAAAACGTTTTGATTCTGAAAAAGCAGGAGATCGTGAGGTTCAAAGAACTATGTTGGAATTACTTAATCAACTTGATGGTTTCCAACCAAATGACGAAATTAAAGTTATTGCTGCAACAAATAGAGTTGATGTTTTGGATCCTGCTCTTCTTCGTTCTGGTCGTTTGGATAGAAAAATTGAAATGCCTCATCCAAATGAAGAGGCACGTGCTCGAATTATGCAAATTCATTCAAGGAAGATGAACGTACATAAAGATGTGAATTTTGAAGAGTTGTCGAGATGTACAGAAGATTTTAATGGTGCTCAATGTAAAGCTGTATGTATTGAAGCTGGTATGATTGCTCTTAGAAGAAATGCATCAGAAATTCTTCATGAAGATTTTATGGATGCAATTCTTGAAGTTCAAGCAAAGAAGAAGAACATTCTAAATTATTATgcttaa
- a CDS encoding Frataxin, mitochondrial — protein sequence MLKIFPRISRFVVSRQLSQVKITELEFDKKSEEYLNKISEYLDTLPDIVSCDNEYDVNYSMGVITAKISDNVGTYVINKQTPNCQIWLSSPISGPKRYDYIQGDWIYNHDKMSLNQLLTIEFQKIFKTDKINFCSK from the exons atgttaaaaatatttccaaGAATTTCAAGATTTGTCGTTT cAAGGCAATTGTCTCAAGTAAAAATTACTGAATTagaatttgataaaaagtCGGAGGAGtatcttaataaaatttctgaATACTTAGATACCTTACCTGATATAGTTTCATGTGATAATGAATATGATGTTAATTATTCTATGGGTGTAATAACTGCTAAAATAAGTGATAATGTAGGAACatatgttattaataaacaaaCACCAAATTGTCAAATATGGTTGTCATCCCCTATATCAGGACCAAAAAG atatgACTACATACAAGGTGATTGGATATATAATCATGACAAAATGTCATTAAATCAATTACTAACAATTGAAttccaaaaaatttttaaaacggataaaattaatttttgctcaaaataa
- a CDS encoding Reticulon-4-interacting protein 1, mitochondrial, whose translation MKAWEITKFGKALSLTNRQIPIIRAGNEILVKVKAASVNPIDVRMTEGYGNELLSKWRQLHEMSFTPFNRLPLIAGRDLSGEIVEVGNNVTEFKVGDEIIATVPDTTNAVKKPSNVSHVEGVALAYTTATAWNSLCCVGRLNSENAKYNRVLIHGGSGGVGISAIQLLKALNIEKVVATASEANLDIIKNLGDEGPFDIILSCVDTELSRWSDKCMGIWRNCIHLSLVSPMLRDSDRYGIPLGLLSTGFKYFERSFNSLKNGRWYSYSFFMPNKECMNFYGNALESGKMKPIIEEEMSFMDMPKAYEKVGKLHGRGKTVVNFEL comes from the exons ATGAAAGCATGGGAGATAACAAAATTTGGAAAAGCTTTAAGTCTTACAAATAGACAAATTCCAATTATTAGAGCTGGAAATGAAATTTTAGTAAAAGTTAAAGCCGCTAGTGTAAATCCTATTGATGTTCGTATGACTGAAGGATATGGAAATGAGTTACTATCTAAATGGAGACAATTACATGAAATGTCATTCACTCCTTTTAATAGATTACCATTAATAGCTGGTAGAGATTTGTCTGGTGAAATTGTTGAAGTAGGTAATAATGTTACTGAATTTAAAGTTGGAGATGAAATAATTGCTACAGTTCCTG ATACAACAAATGCGGTAAAAAAACCTAGTAATGTTAGTCATGTTGAGGGTGTTGCTTTAGCATATACAACAGCAACTGCTTGGAATTCATTATGTTGTGTTGGTCGATTAAATTCTGAAAATGCAAAATATAATCGTGTTTTGATACATGGTGGGTCAGGAGGTGTTGGTATTTCTGCTATTCAATTGTTAAAAGCATTGAATATTGAAAAAGTTGTGGCAACAGCATCTGAAGCTAATcttgatataattaaaaatttaggtG ATGAGGGTCCATTTGATATTATATTGTCATGTGTTGATACAGAATTATCAAGATGGAGTGACAAATGTATGGGTATATGGAGAAATTGTATTCATTTAAGTCTTGTATCACCAATGCTTCGTGATAGTGATAGATATGGAATACCACTTGGTTTATTATCAACTgggtttaaatattttgaaagaaGTTTTAACTCATTAAAAAATGGACGTTGGTACTCGTATAGTTTTTTTATGCCAAATAAAGAGTGTATGAATTTTTATGGTAATGCTTTAGAAAGTGGAAAAATGAAACCAATAATTGAAGAAGAGATGTCTTTTATGGATATGCCTAAGGCATATGAGAAAGTAGGTAAACTTCATGGTAGAGGTAAAACAGTAGTAAATTTTGAGctttaa